A genomic stretch from Astatotilapia calliptera chromosome 4, fAstCal1.2, whole genome shotgun sequence includes:
- the LOC113019962 gene encoding cephalotoxin-like protein → MTFMLCVTAMASRWWPSSMLLASLLFLYWTTSSARPRDPVTADLSPPYRARRDLPEDSRDQADQVLNAVKDSLSLFKDVMENINPDKVVGVIKSLSNFASLAPGIGGVVSSVISMVLVFIPQDDPVLKAVKEGFAEVNRKMDSLSIQISDLATDVEWFSYISVYSQDELRILNAWRKFNEFRESGELMRGEDKWRLAQIFTNYYENTGAETGMTNLYHYLTVTSTSLSGNINELLKRKFKCDTSQIGKYNLYLSSLLWKGMLVNQFYWKLLGLNTAAKEAEHTQMFKKVSEAQISAVQFCLTNYEQFMKNDVIETAKAHTANNKQAIAVQVKTVLDQKYNWYSWVVVVYDTDTDTTYAFHNMTKIPVDSVTVAVGYTLKEEQDTKAAAVVKELDSCNLEPYYFYHNLLPETHCDQMAQNILNCNRKVDGVSVGQFLKVMHSIKFKWDDLVEVPAAMKSFRCWRYDWLPPQYSVRYDLPHYSQICIHYSRSLAVCNPDTCLNWGRCKRLLDSNQHLCDCPDSYLGDRCEHKMNTTVPPIDVGFTVRRAPPSPLN, encoded by the coding sequence ATGACTTTCATGTTGTGTGTTACAGCCATGGCATCCCGTTGGTGGCCCTCCTCGATGCTCTTGGCTTCACTGCTGTTTCTCTACTGGACGACCTCCTCTGCTCGGCCCCGTGACCCCGTCACAGCTGACCTCTCACCACCTTACAGGGCTCGCAGAGACCTGCCTGAAGACAGCAGAGACCAAGCTGATCAAGTTCTGAATGCTGTCAAAGATTCTCTGTCTCTGTTTAAAGACGTGATGGAAAATATTAACCCAGATAAAGTGGTAGGTGTAATCAAAAGCCTTTCAAACTTTGCTAGCCTGGCACCTGGCATCGGAGGTGTGGTCTCCTCTGTCATCAGCATGGTCCTAGTCTTCATCCCACAGGACGACCCAGTGCTGAAGGCAGTGAAGGAAGGCTTCGCTGAAGTAAACAGGAAGATGGATTCACTCTCCATCCAGATCTCTGACCTGGCAACAGACGTAGAGTGGTTCAGCTACATCAGCGTCTACTCTCAAGATGAACTCCGCATCCTCAACGCCTGGAGGAAGTTCAACGAGTTTCGAGAGAGTGGCGAGCTGATGCGAGGTGAGGACAAATGGCGACTGGCACAAATATTCACCAACTACTATGAGAACACGGGAGCTGAGACCGGTATGACCAACCTTTACCATTACCTGACAGTCACCAGCACGTCTCTGAGCGGAAACATCAACGAACTCCTGAAGAGAAAGTTTAAATGTGACACGAGTCAGATCGGAAAATACAACTTGTATTTAAGCAGCCTGCTGTGGAAGGGGATGCTAGTCAACCAGTTCTACTGGAAACTCCTGGGtttaaacacagcagccaaAGAAGCTGAACACACGCAGATGTTCAAGAAAGTCTCTGAAGCTCAGATTTCAGCTGTACAGTTCTGTCTGACCAACTATGAGCAGTTCATGAAGAACGATGTGATAGAGACCGCCAAAGCTCACACTGCTAATAACAAGCAAGCCATCGCTGTTCAGGTGAAGACGGTTCTGGACCAGAAGTACAACTGGTACAGCTGGGTGGTGGTGGTATATGACACTGATACAGACACGACATATGCATTTCACAATATGACAAAGATCCCTGTGGACAGTGTGACTGTGGCTGTGGGCTACACTCTGAAAGAAGAGCAGGACActaaagcagcagcagtggtaAAGGAGCTGGATTCGTGTAACCTGGAGCCATATTACTTTTACCATAACCTTTTGCCAGAAACACACTGCGATCAAATGGCACAGAATATTTTAAACTGCAACCGCAAGGTCGATGGAGTTTCTGTAggtcagtttttaaaggtgatgcACAGCATCAAGTTTAAGTGGGACGACTTAGTGGAAGTCCCAGCAGCCATGAAGTCCTTCAGATGTTGGAGGTATGATTGGCTTCCACCTCAATACAGTGTTCGCTATGACTTACCTCACTACAGCCAAATCTGCATCCATTACTCCCGGTCACTTGCCGTCTGCAATCCTGATACGTGTCTGAACTGGGGACGGTGCAAGAGGCTGCTGGACTCCAACCAACACCTGTGCGACTGCCCCGACAGTTACCTGGGAGACAGGTGTGAACACAAGATGAACACCACTGTGCCGCCCATAGATGTAGGGTTTACTGTGCGGAGAGCTCCGCCGTCACCGCTGAACTAA